In the genome of Kwoniella shivajii chromosome 5, complete sequence, one region contains:
- a CDS encoding GTP cyclohydrolase I encodes MSSTEIPTSPRKSSAPAPVPAPTSSRPIPTANLNNLSLLSESSTGSWERGRMHGNARSPPTQTSTLSAGLPGAPGSSNPNPNSTSGSATKPWPANQGLSSPVPSTGRVSFQKQVQPPNYARTPREGYGFRPTSGSTTPTHSQASSHQSNLAYPFPTSGGQQYGYSQRDRDDDDGDHRPDGKTMEELRSEVREELDQQGLIEAARGVVATQAGSEEGRGIADEEGLGWPAKSTHLRLHSSPAEKTANLQLLSSAIRTVLECIGEDPDREGLQRTPERYAKALMWMTKGYEERLVDVINDAVFAEDHDEMVIVRDIEVFSLCEHHMVPFTGKISIGYIPNKLVLGLSKLARIAETFSRRLQVQERLTKQVALAVEEAIRPRGVAVVMEASHMCMSMRGVQKPGATTVTSTMLGCFRSQQKTREEFLTLIRTPSVTHR; translated from the exons ATGTCATCAACTGAAATACCCACGTCGCCTCGTAAATCTTCTGCCCCTGCTCCCGTTCCAGCTCCAACATCATCTCGACCTATTCCCACTGCCAATTTGAACAACCTTTCTTTATTGTCCGAATCTTCAACTGGATCTTGGGAAAGAGGTAGAATGCACGGTAATGCAAGATCACCACCTACTCAAACATCTACTCTAAGTGCTGGATTACCAGGCGCTCCAGGTTCATCGAATCCAAAcccaaattcaacttcaggtTCTGCTACTAAACCATGGCCTGCCAATCAAGGGTTAAGTAGTCCAGTTCCGTCGACCGGAAGAGTCAGCTTTCAGAAACAAGTACAACCACCAAATTACGCTCGTACACCAAGAGAAGGTTATGGATTTAGACCCacatcaggatcaacaaCTCCAACTCACTCACAAGCAAGTTCTCATCAAAGTAATCTCGCGTATCCTTTCCCCACTTCAGGTGGTCAACAATATGGTTATAGTCAAAGAGATagagatgacgatgatggtgatcaCAGGCCTGACGGTAAGACCATGGAGGAGCTAAGAAGTGAAGTGAgagaagaattagatcaaCAAGGTTTGATAGAAGCTGCCAGAGGTGTAGTAGCTACTCAAGctggaagtgaagaaggtagaggtaTCGCCGATGAGGAAGGACTAGGGTGGCCCG CCAAATCAACCCATTTACGACTACATTCTTCACCGGCAGAAAAGACAGCCAATCTTCAATTACTTTCAAGTGCCATCAGAACAGTATTAGAATGTATAGGAGAAGATCCTGATCGAGAGGGTCTGCAAAGGACCCCCGAAAGATACGCGAAAGCTTTAATGTGGATGACGAAAGGTTACGAGGAAAGATTAGTCGATGTCATAAATGATGCTGTTTTCGCTGAAGATCATGATGAAATGGTTATCGTCAGAGATATCGAGGTTTTCAGTTTATGTGAACATCACATGGTACCCTTCACGGGTAAA ATATCGATCGGATATATACCAAACAAACTCGTATTGGGATTATCCAAATTAGCTAGAATAGCCGAAACCTTTTCAAGAAGATTGCAAGTCCAAGAACGTTTAACTAAACAAGTCGCTTTGGCTgtcgaagaagctataaGACCCAGAGGTGTTGCAGTGGTCATGGAAGCTTC ACATATGTGCATGTCGATGCGGGGTGTACAAAAACCAGGAGCGACAACTGTCACTAGTACAATGTTGGGTTGTTTTAGATCACAACAAAAGACAAgggaagag TTCCTCACTCTTATCAGAACACCAAGTGTGACTCATCG
- a CDS encoding 60S ribosomal protein L37a, with protein MVSDSPNRHGIGIGMGAFRHNSKEKSSDDGICLLDGDAGAGIMDGLWWDGNTKRTKKVGVTGKYGTRYGASLRKTVKKMEITQHARYACPSCGKNAVKRTAVGIWKCKGCNKQYAGGAYTFGTPSAATVRSTIRRLREVADS; from the exons ATGGTGAGTGATAGTCCAAATCGACATGGCATAGGTATAGGTATGGGAGCGTTCCGACACAATAGCAAGGAAAAATCTTCAGACGACGGAATATGCCTGTTGGATGGGGATGCTGGAGCTGGAATCATGGATGGCCTCTGGTGGGATGGGAAT ACCAAACGAACAAAGAAGGTCGGTGTCACCGGTAAATACGGTACTCGTTATGGTGCCTCTTTGAGGAAGAC cgtcaagaagatggaaatcaCTCAACACGCTCGATACGCTTGTCCTTCATGCGGAAAG aacGCCGTCAAGAGAACCGCTGTCGGTATCTGGAAGTGTAAAGGATGCAACAAGCAATACGCTGGAGGTGCTTACACCTTCGGTACTCCTTCCGCTGCTACCGTACGATCAACCATCAGACGATTAAGAGAAGTTGCCGACTCATAG